The Drosophila biarmipes strain raj3 chromosome X, RU_DBia_V1.1, whole genome shotgun sequence genome includes the window AGACAGGCGGTCTTAAGCAGCTAATAACCAATTCCCGCTTTTGATAAGAGGTAAATCTAACTAAAATTTTCTTGTTTGGAAAGGCAAGccttttaagtaaataatattaacGGCTTGTGAACAGGTGAGAAATCTTTTTAAAGAGAAAGGAAGTCTTGATAAGCCTGTCAGTTGTTTGGTTTCTATTTTAAACCCTTAGCTACTAGATACTGTTCCAGATGACTTTATCTGTACTAAGTAAATtaattgctttgtttttccgGAGCTTAAGCTATAAATAGagaaaaaagttaaagttaGTAGACGAAATATTCCATTCTCTGCAAGTCATTAAATGCATTTGTAACAATGTTTGGGCTTCTTGCTGTATGGAATGTATACATCATATGTTTTCTGACCTAATTTCGGGCCTTAATGTCCTGAAGTGGGAATTTCCACTACAATAGAGATACGtttcatataaattatattgatcCCCTATCTGAAACCTAGTCACACCGCCAGACTTTTTGGCCACTATTATCGTTGGAAGGTATCGAATGGTTACCCACTCACGCACCAGGTCGGAATTTCGTCTTTATCAGCTAATCGCTGGGCAATCTGGAAGATTGTCACCGTCACCTTCTGGGCCTTTTGCCTATAAAAGAGCCAGTTCGATTGTCCGGCCAGTTAGTCCGTCGAACCAAGTACCCAAAGCCGAATCCCGGAAACGAAAGCGAGGATTCCCCCCAACGAGATGTTCAAGCCATCGATGCTACTGGGTCTGGCCCTCATCCTGGCCCCAGGATCCCTGATCCAGGCCAAGTCCCTGTGCCGCCAGAGCGGCTACTTCGCCTTAGTAGATAACACGCCGGACTTCTACGCCTGCCAGCTCACCGGTGTCGCCGGAGACTTCTCCCTGCGCTTCCTGCGCTGCCCAGATGGTTTGGTCTTCAGCTCCTCGGTGGCCCAGTGCATCCAGAAGTTCGCCGCGTTCGAGGCTCGTGAGGAAAGCAACATCGAGAACCCGACCATTCCGGACGACAATCTGGATGAAAGCTCCACGGTCCCCTCGACAGCCGATACCGATGCTCCGTCAACTACTGAGAAACCAGCGACCGATGCTCCGGGAAGCACTGAGAAACCGGCCACCGAAGCTCCGGACACCACGCCCGGATCCGCCGAGCCTTCAACCGACGAGCCGGCAACCGATGAGCCTGTTACCGATAAGCCCGTGACCGATGAGCCCGTGACCGATGAGCCGGTAACCGACGAGCCGGTAACTGATGAGCCGGTAACCGACGAGCCAGTAACCGATGAGCCCAATACCGATACCACCGATGCCGGCGACGTGACGAAGACCACCAGCGACGATGACGAGGACAATGTATGCGCCACCACCGGGTTCTTCCCGACGGACGGAAGCTGCACGGACTTCGTGATCTGCAGCTATGGCAGTGGCTCCGAGCTGAAGCCTTATGTTCGCAAGTGTCCCAATGGGATGCAGTTCGATCCATTGGAGTGCTTCTGCTCCAAGGATTACGACTGCACCAAGGTCTAAAGAAGGAAGAAGGATGCCTTTCGAGGATTTTGTGGCTGATGGGAACGATGGGAAGCAATAAAATCAGtcatttgaccaagctgtagattttatttactttgtagctgttttttttttttgtttttcaaatgtatttttttttttgaagtgaataaattttagtttaattatttttaaattattggaAATCATATCTGGCATCTTGATGGCTTGTCGAGTGGCTGCCAATGAcggcaatttcaatttcagctCCACTCGCATTATTCATCAAGATGATAAGCAGGGAATCCATTAGGGTGCTCCAATCTTATCGACTGTCGTTAAAAATCGCTTGACCAGTTCTCGAGTGACAAATTAGCCGCGCAAAGCGGTCgccaaattaattttctgaTCATAAATTGGGCATCTGAACTTGAAATTCGATTTCTAggaaatattgttttaattctTTTACTTTTGACTATCACACATTGATCCTTGGCATATTATCTAATCTTCTCGATAAATATTAACTACTTTCATTCATCATCTACTAAAGCATCTTTTTTTGGCTGGCGCCCAATGATTTATCGCAGGGTCTTTGGGCTGAGTTCATGGAAATGCTTTTATCTTTTCCGAAATGAAGTTAAATAACTCCATAATCAGGTATTCAGCATgcctgaaatttatttttcctaatACTATTATTCCCCcattacaaaaaaatcaagTAAGTGCCTCTAGCATTTCCTGGAATACTATCTTATCTTCGTTTTACTGATTGATCTTGACCCCTATCAAAGTAATATGGTAAGTCGCTGATTGTTTTGGGGTCTATTACTTTATTATTCCTTGCTTGCTTTTTAAGTGTTATTTAATCGAAACTATAAGGTCGTAAGTGTTGGTAAAAAAGTAGGTAGGCCTTTTTAATCAGCAACGATTTCCCCGAAATTTATCTAATCGTTGTcacatgaaataaataattacttcttatttttcatttttgatttgatttattaatgGCTTTTTCCTAGTTGATACGCATTAAAGCAAGTATGTCTATGAAATATAACTACTGTTATTAAGTCTCTTTGTTAAAAATGTACTCTTTGTTTATTCCTCAGCTTAATAAATCTTTGGCGATGCTAAAcgaaaagatttttaataattcccCATTGTTTCGTACCTTTCCTATATTCATATATACAATCCTTGCACCGACCAAGAAACCGACATTCAATCACGTGCCGTTGTGTTCGCAGCGATAATGAATGAAAATACCCGAGTTATCTCGGCGGTTTCGTGTCTTCTTGTCAGTGGGCCTTGTTCAGTGGGTGGTAAGTGGATGGCGGCTAGTAAACTTCCGCACGGCGGAGCACGGGTCAAGCCAATGGTGCTGGTTATGGGCATCGCCTAGAGGGGTAGGGATGATAGCTGTCTGCAGCGAGCGCGATAGGCGAGCAATGGGTAATGGGCAATAGACAGGTAACCCGATGGATTCCCAAATGAGTGAAAGTCTCTCACCATCGGGCGCCACCGCAATGGCAATGGGGCTCGGTCCGCTGCCCGAGAAGTTGCATAAAGAGCCGGCAACGCTGCTTGGTTGGACAATTGCGCATGCGCGTAGCTCGTTAAACTGCCTTCTTTTTTCATCGGCGGCGACAATTAAAGCAGGCCAAACTCTGGCCAAGATCCGCTGCTCTTCAGGCAGTGGCAGTAGTCCAGGCACGTTCATCCTCATAAAAACCTGGATACGTGCATAGTGCCATTTGGCAGACAAGTGTTTGCCGTTTGGCCCTAAACGGTCGTAGGCAAATGACTAGTAAACTCGGTTCGCAAACagggaaagaaaataaaggcCCTGAAGAGTATAATCTATCCAACTTAAAATAATGTACAAAATCTACGTACAAGATCATTAGAATACTTAAACAACTTAAAATACTCAAAATGTTGACTTGTTGACAATCGAAGCATTAGCGGTTTTGAAATGCTTAGAAACTTCGGAAACTCAGAAAAAATTAACCGAAATCTTAATACGTAAAGTTAAGTAAAAACCTATGAGTTGAGATCTAATTCTTCGAAatgaatatcatttttttggTGCACTATAACCTTTGCGGCTTTGAATTATTTGCCGCTTGTTCAATGCTTCGGATTGTTTTGCACAATTGACTTGGGATTCGTTGTCAACTGCAAATATTGACTTGCTGCACTTTTACTTTTCCTCAGTGTACGGCGATAGCAGTTTTGGGGTCACCCAATGTATCTTTGCCGGGCAAGTAAGTATCTTACCCATCCTGCATCTCGAACAGTGGATCGCTCTTGTTGACCACTTTCATTTGTGCAAACTGGGTGAACAATCGACGCACCGATGACAAACATTTGCGTGCGAACATTTCTGTTGTGTTTTATttgtgttattttattttttggaatatttttgcGATTTTTCGGTGTGATTTGTCGGCTTTTGGGTGGGGACGAGCGCCACCCGTCTTTTGATGAATGGCCAGATACAATTGTATCTTTATTTGAATGCCGGTCCAGGCCCGTACTTGTTATGTCACTTGCACATTTACAcgttttgtgtttttctaaatttttttattatttcttttatctCATTTTGGGCCGAGTCGCAGCCAGTCAAGatcaacatttaaataatgtacAATTATGCCAGCTGAGCCCATTAAGATTATATGTAtggcaacagcagccgcagcagcttCCTTGTAAAAGCCAAGCTTGCGTTGAGTAACTACTATGTATAATCGACGTAATCATGATTTGGAAATTAAGAAAATTGTCAACTCTTAAAGCAAATGTGAGCGTTATGGGCATTACGACCAATACATCGATCTGCAAGTGTCGCAAACTCTCCGTAATTGAGGAAATCTTCAGAAAGAAGTTGCGATAAGTGTGCATGTGCAGAAGGGGAATTGGCACTCTTATGAAAGGCTTTTGAACAAATAAAACTGTATTCGTATTGAATAGGGCAGTCCAAGTTGCTAGAGAGCCTTGTACCCCGACTTCTTGTGTTTCAAAACGCAAGTTAACCCCTGGGTTACCTAAATGGGTCACCGAATAAGCCCATTAATAAACTCATTTTTCATAACCAAAGTCTTGACcacttgtatatttttttggggCACTTTGTTTTAGgagtttttataatattttataaatttatttcaactAAGTAAACATGCTTGGAGCTGATATTCCAACGGGTACTGCGTTTAAACTGCAAttgaaatcataaaaacattgCAATGATGATTGCAATGCCtacatttttaagataaataagtaaatttaTTGCAAATAGTACAATGAAGccaatgcaaaaaataaaatcttactaataagttttaaatacttctgattttcataatttttgacttgaatttttacaaacaaatcCGTAAATGTAGGCAACAATAAGAAATGTCGCCACGACTAAAAATCTGTgtagaaatatttatagacGGCTATCATAAACCAaatctcttttattttttaacggCCTTAAAAACTGCTTGTCAACGAGCCGAAATGTTTAACTGGTAGTGTGTTGCAAGCCGGGTTCCATTGGGCCCAGATCAGATGGGATGCGATGAAGTGACCCCTGTGCCCGATGGGATGATCTGACCCGTGGAGCATGGCTATCAGTGGCTCAGCAGCTTCAGAAGATCACAGatttttgcaacattttgcATGTTGCCTTTGAGCGGATGCCGCTCACGTAGCGACCACGTCACGATTGCCACTCTCACTCTCTCCGGCTAAGACTCTTTCCCTTACACTGAGGCAAATTTTGAGTACTGTAGAAAATGAATATCGAGTGAGATACAACAACGGAAACATATACAGGCATAGtaaatttaaaagtattttaatcaaattggaaaatataagataattacctcaaaacattttttaaatatatgaataattaatttaaagttttgttttaCAGCAATGTTAACATATTAGTAATATACATgcataatacattttaaatcattttaataaagttaataTATGTAAGATACGATGTTGTTCATATTTATagtacttaaaaaatatttcatgtcAATACAAAGAATAATTTCCTCTTAAAGTTTGAAAAGTTAAGTTTgttgttttcttgtttttccgtGTGTACTTTTCTCGTCTTCGTCTCTCTTTCCCCGAGCGGTGCCGGTACTCAGCGGCAATCTCTCCCGCCGATCGCCTTACCTGCCGCATTTTCCGCGGGCAGCGCTCAGTTCGTGGGCGCCTGCGCGCATGTGCAGTCAGAGTTTCTTCACAGCTCCTCAGCGATCGTTCGTCGTCGGTTTCTTGGATCGAGGTCCAGCCGAAGATACATCATACACAAAATCATATACGTAAATGTGCACAGCATCCCTGCGTTTTCGGTGATAAAAGTGAAACTGCCCAGTGCCCGAGGAGTTGCCAAAAATCGCaatcaaattttttgtttcgctttttgttcgAGTGCCGAGAGTGATTAGTTAAGCAAATCTCAAGCAAAATTCACAGGAATTTCAGGTAGCCAGCGGATTTACCTGATCTTTCGTCGAGGATCGAGATTTTCCGGCGGTGTAGGGAGAGCAGGGTGATTCGTATTCCCCCGAATCATTTGTCAAAAATGGTAAGTGCAATCCAAAGGTGATTCCGGGGAACGCCAGGGAAACCGAAGAGAATTACCAAGAACTCAATTCACTTGGAACCGCGAAGAATCGGGTTTACGAGCGCAGAAGGGGTCTCGTAGGTCAGGTTTTTGTAGCGAGGGAACCAGAGCGGTTCTCGCTCCCCAATGAGTGGTGGCTATTAGAATTTTTATGGCCACTTCGGAGATTGAGATTGTGCGCTGCTTTGGGCCACACAATAATGTTATCACTTTGGATATGAGAAAAAGAAGACAATGGAAAGGGAAATCAGCCCAGATGGCAACTAGAAATTTCTGGGAAGGTCCACAAAGCCCCGAAAGTCTATTCGTCTATTTATGAGATTTAGCTTTgcaattaaatggaaatttaaaGAACGGCTTTTGTCTGGGCGGGTTGACATCTTTTGTTCTCATTTCGTTTCCCTGGGTCATTGtaattttgcttaaaaaatgtagaggTCAGAAATACGTAGACATAGGAGAACGTAGCCAAGAACTTTAAGATAGTACACTAtcttaatatttaatacaaagcgaatttattttcaaatgtaTTATATACAAGCATTgctttaaaaagtattatttttagtcacattttaaaagaagagtGAAGAGACTATACTATGTAAATTTATTgagttttaatattattaggTCCTACCAGGTACCAAAATACGGCtaagaaaaacaatatttcGATTGTACAAGGCTCACAATACCATTATGTATAGACAGATAAAACAAACACCAGCTACCATTAAAGGACGGTATTCGTATCCAATTTATTAGCCATTAGCCAATGAGCACTATGATTTCGCACAATGGAGGCTGCAAATTGATCAATGATCGTAGCAAAATACCCAATTAATCAATCTGCGCGCCACGCTCTTTGGCCAGATCAGTGAGTTGCCAAACTGATCGTGATGCCGGTGCTCCAATAAAGTAGCGATTCATTGCACAGTGCCCTTTCCCATGGCCCCCAGATCATCGGATCTGCCGGGGGCAATCCTTGATCATTACGCACTGTATCAGAGAACCGGAGGCAGGGATCGGGGGAATCTTTCGGTCCGCGATCTACGACCTATGCAAGCGGGAACGGGAACGGGAACTCGGGCATGCCGATCACGGATCAGAGGTCCCTTGCGTAAGAGCCAGAAAATATTATGGCTAAGTGTCGGTATTACACACATCCAATTGGGTGGCTCGGTTCAGTTCGGTTCAGATTTGCTCGGGCAGGTAACACGCGTAACAGGTGCGCCGAGTGCATTTCAATTGTAATTGTGGTGCGAAGCATTGTAATTGAAATCGAAAATCGAAAGAGAGTGTTTCGCTTTTGTCTTttggctttattttttgtcGGACTGGGAAACCAGCGAGGTGCATGACGAATATACGATATATGGCCGAATATGGGTACTATATTGGGGTACTACCTTCATTTCGGGGTACTTGTGTATGCCATATGCCGCGTAATTGTAACAGAGCCGAATTTTGTGCAGAAATTGTATTGTCTTTGGGCACCCAAATACATCATATCGCATTGTCCATACCAAAAATCGTGGCCATTCCCATTGTGTAATGTCGTTGTGTTGCATTTTATGAGGCGGCACACACTTTTTATTCCTTAGTTTTGCCGCTTTTATATCGTATTTTGAATGCATCATAAAAACCAATGGGCAGCCAGGCGTGCTCTCCGGATCACTTGGTCCACTTGGTCCACTTGGTCCACTGGGGTTAAGGTGTCAATGACTGGCTAATGCGCCTCCCCTGTGTTCCCGCCATTGCATAATCGCCATCGATGATGGCACCTTAATTTACCGAAGCCAACTGTCAACGCTTTAAATGGATAGATGGGTGGAAATGAAAAGATAGTTAGCGGGGCGTGAACAGAGGGGGCACTAATTCACGTAATTGCTGAATTCATGGCAAGTGCATTTCAGAGGGCCCAGTATAAAACGCAAGTGTAAAACGCCTCATTTTGCACTCCTCAAGCCACTCATTTCCCGGCTGTCGAGCTAAATGCATGGTTACATTTCAATTAATCACGCACCGACTTCCCTAATAAGGCGTTTAACAATGAAGCCTATGaaatgtacataaatataatagcAAATACCACTATTTCTTGACACTAAAAGGTAATGCATCACTCCTAACGTAGATCTTaggaaaaccaaaataaaggAAGCAAATGAAAGATCCTTTGTTTTCAGTTTCATTgtcacaaaaaattatatttgatttaGAAAGAAATTAAGAATATCGCCAAACATAAGGTTTCCATAATATTCCTTAGATATTTGGCTTTCTTTTTCCGCCCAATCAGCTGGTTTGCCAAGTCATTTCCGTTAAAAGAAAGTATTTTTCTGGACTTCCGTTTGGGGAGTCCAAGAGTGGGAAATTGAAACCTTTTTATGCAAATCGCAATAAATCAGAAATTCAGAGTTCCCAAAGACAGATTTCCGATCTCAGGCCGCCCGCTCAATTGTATAATAGGTGGCCAAACGAGAGCAGTTATGAGACTTGCGAGAAATACATACCGCTTAGTGAGATGCATGCagattacgcatacgccgtgtgttACATGCGCAGCACAGTGGGCCAATTAAGCCAATGGCCAGCAATTAACGAGCCGAGCAAGACAACATAATATCTGTCCCGACCATCGGCTGCAAAGCCACACTATAgctaaaaatacttttattaacTCTCTGCTTTGTGGGGCAGGGAAGAAATCTGAAGTAagtatagtttttaaataatcagTTGCAATTTCACTACAACTTTTAACAGCCCACGAAGAGTGACAGATTATTTATGTGACGCGGTCCCAGCCTCCGACTTTCATAATTGGAAGtagtcttttttttttttggcgcCAGATGGGTTTTTCTTTCCCACACAGCAGAGCTACGGCGGCGGATCTTGATTTCCCCCGCACAGATTCATTTGCAGAACTTGCATAACGCAAGGCGAGAAAACCGACCAGTGAGAAAATGCACAGGCAGAagggtaaaataataaatagataaaGGGACGCGGCTAAAAGTCAAACACGACCTCTTTTTCATTCCCCGACTGGACCAACGTAACTTAATTGGCGTCACTTAGGCCAGCGAACGATCTTAATTACCGCATGGACCACAAAAAGCAGGTGGGGGGTTGGACAGGTGCTCGACTTTTTATGACCCCCCGCgcaccgaaaaaaataaaaagaaaataaagagcAAAGAAAACTCGCCCAACACGCAGTtgaaaaacaaaggaaaatgCCTAGAAACAAAAGTGAACTTCAAGTCCAAGACAACAATGAGatcacagcaacaacaaccacttttacttttgttttcattcGAGCTAGTTTTTTAGCTCGGCTTGTACCGCCGACTTCTTTCTTGTTTGGGATTTTCAACAGCCAAGTTCAGCGTCGGCGTTGCACAGTGGGCCAGGttctataaaaatttaaaaaacgacAACAAATCGTAATTATCACTAAATCTTAAATGGATAACATAGCTTCAGACCTCTAtagttttattttgctttctgaaaaaaatcaatatttgttACCTTAAGCTAGTTATTCAATGATTAAGGGCCTAGACCTATGGCGGGTATAAGTATCTCAAATACCTTTTATAAGGGCGAACAACTATCTAATGGATTCATTGCTCGTATGTTTAGAGGCGATGTAGGTACACTGTGGACTGTGCTCAATCCCCCCTAGCCCACGAGCCAGGTCACTGGAATACCGGCCATCTCCAACTCCCCGGGCTCCACCGATCCTCCGGATCCGTGCAAAAAGCGAAGCAAACGCGAGCCGGTCGAGCGGGCGGTCTACAAAGTCAAATAAGCAGTGGACGGGGAGTGGGGCGCACCGGACCGGTTCTATGGAGTTGGGATGGGGAAAAAGGTTTCCAGGCGGAGTCAAGCTCACGTTGTCACACGACAATTACACGCAAGTGTTGAGAGTGAAGCGGCACGCCCCTTCGCTCCTGCCCCCCATTTCCACCGCGAAACTCGGGGCGCGTGTGAAAAGCGCATAATTTTTGGACGCGgacaaattttcacttttttccgAACACCTCCTCGGCGATTCAAGTTTCGGCACTCTCTTTACTTCTGCCTCGTCTGCTCGCTTTTCTTATTGTCTCAAAGTGATCACACCGAGTCGGGGGAGACACAGCCCCTTCCCCCATAGGAGGGACCGGGCCAGGGTTAGCCCGGTGGGTGAGTGGAGCGACAATGGAAAGATGCAGCAATAAAGTCCACAATGCGCCGATTATGCCGGCTATCTTGGGAATGCGTATCGTTGCTGCCATTactatgaattttattattatgccgGGTCCCCATCGCTCTTTACTCCAGTTGTGCCTTCATGAGGCGTAGTGCCCAAATATAATATGTGGGCGAAAAAATGTGGCATGTATCTAATGTAACGATATCACTGTCTACTCCTATTTCAACCAATTATGGTTTTGCCCTAGCTTCTGTTTTACTGCTTGTGATCTAAGATTGCCTTTGATAATTTATGAGTAATTTGTCATCTTTCTTTCGTCTTGCGCACTTCTTCTGGGTTTTGTAGAGGCGTGTTACATATATTTTGGAATGAATGCCCAGATGTACTACACCGAATAAAGTGACTACTTAGTTGGGTTGTAGGCTTACTTAGAGGGATGTTGTGTATTTTAATTGCGCAGTACTTTAAGGTATACTATTTTCACCAAAAACgagaataataaaattaatatcaatataagGAAAGCCAACAATgcacttttcacttttactCTAACACAACCATTAACATTCGTTTGCGATTGCGCAAAGATGTAAGAACATTTCAGAAGAGGCAAAATGTCAGTCAAACAAGCTACTATCAATAGATTTCACTTTCATCCTTCCTTGTTCGTATCTACTTTATAGCCGTGGGACATTGTGCGTAAGCCAGGGAGCAGAAAAGTCAGAAATTGGTAACTGATCTTGTCAGACGATCATGACACCGCAATGATCGACTGCGGTCTTCCGGGACCTGGGATTGGGCTTGGACTGGGTGCAAAGTTGGCCAGATGAGTAGTTAGACAGAGGTATATTAGCTCATTATGCAAAGTCGGTTACATCTCCGCCCTGCACTTCAATCGAACGTTCAGCCAGACGGCAGACAATGCactaatttgtttataatgacTGGTGAATGTGGAGCCAGCGGGTTATGCGACAAAAGCTGGGTGGAAACTTGTTAATTGCTCGCGTGCTGTCACAATTGCTGGCGATTCCGCATTGCGTCGGGCATAcgaacatcatcatcattgtcTTCACCTCTTATATCGCACTATATGCAAGTGGGCATCAGCCATGACGGGCATTTCGCAAatgtttttggcatttttggtCCCCAGATCCACTTCCACATCGCCATCCCCATTCCAAGACCCAACTCGATCTGCAATTGCAGCTGAGCGTGGCAGGCAAAGCTAATCAAATTAGCCGGCTCCATGAATTATCCACATTCGAGTGAGTCTGGGGTCGTGGCAATGACCAATGGACACTTAATCACCTGGCTGCTCGGGGTGAGATTCATTTTTCGGCAGCGAACCTTCGTGTGCAATTTCCATGTCACACGGGGTTAAGCCATCATACTTGTCGCTGTAATGAATGGTTTCAAAGTGCGATCAACGTGATTAACTGGTAAAAGTTGCACACTTGGTATTATTAGCCACTCTGCTTCAAACAGTGTGTTCAAGGTCCTAAACCCATTTTAATAACCAGCATTGAGTTAAAATACGTGGGCACCGCAGCCCTATCAATTTCCTGCCCAGcgtcaacaaaaaataatcaggCAATTTAATATATACAACTCCGCATTACTCGCGGCCCATCTGAGATAGCACTCGTATAATATTCGACAGACACCTGTCGGCCCATGGAAACGCTGACAGGCAGCGAGATAAGTCCATTCATCGATAAAAGTCACTTCGCAAGGAGTTCGTAGATATAATTTTAGTTGTAAGTGGCTGGCAGCGTATAAGATTGATAGCAAGTATTGGCGAAATGGATTGTTGATTGTCGTCGACTCGCTGTTGTCCCACATTTTGTGTCAT containing:
- the LOC108024112 gene encoding salivary glue protein Sgs-3; this translates as MFKPSMLLGLALILAPGSLIQAKSLCRQSGYFALVDNTPDFYACQLTGVAGDFSLRFLRCPDGLVFSSSVAQCIQKFAAFEAREESNIENPTIPDDNLDESSTVPSTADTDAPSTTEKPATDAPGSTEKPATEAPDTTPGSAEPSTDEPATDEPVTDKPVTDEPVTDEPVTDEPVTDEPVTDEPVTDEPNTDTTDAGDVTKTTSDDDEDNVCATTGFFPTDGSCTDFVICSYGSGSELKPYVRKCPNGMQFDPLECFCSKDYDCTKV